Proteins encoded within one genomic window of Arachis ipaensis cultivar K30076 chromosome B08, Araip1.1, whole genome shotgun sequence:
- the LOC107611388 gene encoding uncharacterized protein LOC107611388 produces the protein MAVLENMAAAIQATAEALGQKINNNGNGESGAQGPVILATFLKVNLPKFKGTTDLTEADTWFHAIERALQAHLVHEEQCVEFATYLLTVEASHWWQGAWRLLQQGDAFITWDAFQVKFYKKYFLNSAKTAKELELLQLKQGAISYWSIHTNLRSYSGFPACVRELRETSRNESALSMKEGFGVIS, from the coding sequence ATGGCGgtgttggagaacatggctgctgctatacAGGCCACTGCAGAGGCTCTTGGGCAaaagataaacaataatggcaatggtGAAAGTGGAGCTCAGGGCCCGGTGAtactggcaaccttcttaaaggttaatctaCCTAAGTTCAAAGGAACTACCGATCTGACTGAAGCTGATACCTGGTTTCACGCTAtagagcgagcactgcaagcgcattTGGTACATGAGGAgcagtgtgttgaatttgctacctatctgctcacTGTGGAAGCATCGCACTGGTGGCAGGGAGCCTGGCGTCTCTTACAGCAAGGGGATGCCTttatcacttgggatgccttccaggtgaaattctataagaagtactttttgAATTCTGCCAAGACGGCCAAGGAACTTGAGTTACTAcagctgaagcagggtgctaTTTCCTATTGGAGTATACATACAAATTTGAGAagctattcaggttttcccgCATGTGTCAGGGAActccgggagacttcgaggaatgaaagtgcattaagtatgaaggagggcttCGGAGTGATATcttaa